The DNA region TAGTTTCAGGGATGAAGAACGGAAACAGGAAATGTTAGAGTTCCTAACGAACTAACGATGATTACTACAAATCGATTGGAGGAACAAGATTATCAATTTCATGATCGAATGATTGGAGATTGCTAACGAGcaaactgcggatgtttatttCGTATCTTTACGAACGCAATTAAAAAACTGGTCTTTCTAAACCTACGGAATATTACAAAGAGTacttttttgttttatgttatactttatatatttctgcataCAACCTGTACTCTGTACATTCTTGCACTTTggaatttttcagaaattcatAAACATCCGTAGTCTACTGATGAAGAATTGTTTTACGtgtctctttttttcattttctttttcttttttctttcttagaaCGTGACAAAGGGGAGATTTAACTGCGAATTAAACTACGTTTTCTCAAAGTATTGTCCGTGAAGCGGAGTCGAAAAATAGGTCTCGGATCGGTGTGTTCGTTAACCGCTAAAACGACCGACGATTCAAGTTACGTTTAGTCAGATCGATGAGAATGATTCGATGGATGATCCTATAAAAAAAGTAACGACAAAACGTCACGAGGTTACTGTTCCTACAAAAAGGAAACGCCCAGGATAAAGGGTAAAGATTACGCGATAATCAAATAATAGCAACGTAGCGCTACGCTTTTCTCGAGTCTTCCTATCGATTAGTATTATTAGTCCGCGATAACTCGATATGACAGGTTACTAAGTTTGGCCGCTTCTAGGTTATCTTAGATATACGTCTCTATATCGCCGCTATACGTTCCTCGCGTCCCTCGGGATTACCTTTGGTTCAAGCTGTCTCGCGAAAGCCACACCTACGTCTCGCGccctttttataaaatgttaaaacgcCTTATCCTAATTGTTTGTCAAATAAAGCGATTAATATAGTCGATAAATAGACCCTTCCTCTCCGGAATGAAACGCTATCGTTGGCGACACCGTGCACTCTTCGATCTCAAAGAATCGAAAGAGATCGCACGTGCCTCGAGAAGAACACTAACTAGACTCTAAGAATTACAAAATGCTCGTGAATTCTttgatttcatttttttcatttttaatgacTATCGCGTTCGCGATACAGCTTGAACGGGGCCCGAGCGCGATCAAGATCAATCGCATTGAAAATCCTATTGTTGAGGATTTTCGAATACTTTATTGATCGTTGTGAACTTCTACTTGTCGTTCCTATTCGACTCGAAGACTACTTTTACTCTCTAAGGAGAGCTTCCTCGGCCTCCTTTCGCCTCGCTTTCGCCTCCTTCTTCGCTCTTTTCTTCTCCTCCTTGGCCAATTTCTTGGCCTCCTTCTGTCTAGTCTTCTCcgccttttcttcctctttctgaCGAGCCTTCTCCGCTTTCTCCCGCTCCTTCTccctctccttctccttcttcgaCTTCTGAATCTCCTGAACCACCGACAGCTTCGGTGCTGACTGAGGCCTCTTCGACGTGGACTTCGTCGATGATGAGGACGTCGAGCTGTTCACGTTGTTCGAATCTCTCGAGGTCGGCGACGTTTCCAATTGAGTCACGATTTTTTGAGCACATCTGGCGAACAGAAGTTGAacgtatatcgtatattatataGCAAACAAATTTAGTaatagagaaattaaattttcacgaaGCAGTATTATAAGATACGAACTTGTGCATAAGTATTAGACACTTACGAAAATTTTGATAAACGTGAATATTTGTTGGGAAATTAGAAgtcaaagaattattatttaaagaacTGTATGGAtcattatttcatttgaaatccCAATTGATGCGTACGAAACGAAGAACCTTGATGCTCATGAAGAAAAGATCGAAAATCTGTATAaaagatttaataatttattaccttATCCTAGTTGATGCTTTTCCTGCACGATAGTCCCTCTGGAATTCCTTAATCGGCGGCAACCTGCGATCCCGATTTTCCCTCATCACTTCTTCCTCTTCCACGACCTGCTGAATCGGATCTTGATACtcctaataacaataataaacgaaacaaattgaactaacattttatcaatatttattttatgttattctgttttttaatatacgtatataaattcgattattagAATTTCCAAACAAATTCAAACAACCTGAATTCTCATTTTCATGGATTGCGTCTGCGAACGTCTCAGAGTCGCGCCAGAAGGTTGCCTCACCCTCGTTGGTTTCCCAAGGTTAGAGCTTCCAGTGCTACTTGCAGAAGACGAACTCGAAGAAGATACGGAAGACACTCCTAAAACATTGAGATAATGTTATAGAAGAGGTAATTCATTTTGTGATTTGTTAGGAACATGGCGAACCGGAAATAGAGGATGAACCACTGGCCATAGAGTACAAAGAGGCGGAGGCTGGCACATTTCCGGCGACCCATCTACCGCCAGGTCCAGTCACTCCCACTGGCACTCCTGTCCCCATGCTATACTCTGACGCGCTTTGTGGCAGAACCCAAGACTTTCCAGACATCGAGTACTATAAAATACAGATATTGCGAGATTTATCCTAAgatgttataaaaatgtattaaagttTGTAACAGTGTTATAAAAGGTATTATGAAAGGTATTATAAAATGTAGGTAGTATGTCAGGAAGGATGAGAAGGTGTAAATGTTTTAAGCGAAATAAAGTTTTGATGCTAAAATAAAATTAggattatatagatatattaaaacTACGAAAGTAGAATGTAACGCAAAAAGGGCCCCTCAAACACGGACTAAGTAGCATGAGTCGCTCGCTTAATCCTTAATTCAACCCTCAATTtgaagtaaattaattaattacacccTAATCTCAAGCACTTGGTCCATACAATATCTAGCGCTTGAAAGTCAaatgtttgttaaaatattcagaaattaataaaatatccaaTTCACATCGTCCAAAATTTCCATTCATATGAAACTATCATACTAGCTCAAGAAAGTTTCATcgattcatttttatcgaatatggCCAACGAGCAATCGCTTTGAAGTTATATTATAGAAACGAAATATCGGTTTCAGCAAGGTTGTACGAACAAAACCAATAATTTACGGATGGTATCCCATGTTCGTGTTTAATATTTCACGAAATTAATTGCAGAGCCGCTGGTGTGAAAAGAGAGTCggaatgatatttattaaaactgTTCCAAAAAAGAATGGTCATATGTCATGCCTTACGAGGCCATTTGGCCTCGCTAGCACGGCGACGAGTGCTTTCCCAGTTCGCTCCAATTAACGACGATTTTACACCCCTGCAATCACATCGGCGAGCACGGAGACCGTTTTATTCTGGTTGCATACGTTTTTATGAAACTCAGAGTGAAAAGATTGCATCAGGAAATAATCGTAAAACACAACATGTCGTTGGGTGTTCTTCGACGAGGGTGAGAAGTAcctaggtaggtaggtaggtggTAGGTAAGTAGGTAGTAGATAAATAGGTAGTAGGTAGGTAGGTGATAGGTAAGTAGGTAGTAGATAAATAGGTAGTAGGTAGGTAGGTGGTAGGTAAGTAGGTAGTAGATAAATAGGTAGTAGGTAGGTAGATGGTAAATAAGCAGGTATAGTAGGTAGGTAGAAG from Bombus terrestris chromosome 14, iyBomTerr1.2, whole genome shotgun sequence includes:
- the LOC100642385 gene encoding fl(2)d-associated complex component, whose amino-acid sequence is MPVVPALAEDAGQLEDLDEPPEPRVRGGSGRASLMKPLVVLALPGMYLFYKYSQYRREQRELSRRRVTERELQHLHHKIDKLLTKLEKNEPELASSQEDECVICVNARATMQTAPCGHRVVCRRCFVKTIQMAVSQRLLPLRCVICRAKILRLKQTLIPRDYSMSGKSWVLPQSASEYSMGTGVPVGVTGPGGRWVAGNVPASASLYSMASGSSSISGVSSVSSSSSSSASSTGSSNLGKPTRVRQPSGATLRRSQTQSMKMRIQEYQDPIQQVVEEEEVMRENRDRRLPPIKEFQRDYRAGKASTRIRCAQKIVTQLETSPTSRDSNNVNSSTSSSSTKSTSKRPQSAPKLSVVQEIQKSKKEKEREKEREKAEKARQKEEEKAEKTRQKEAKKLAKEEKKRAKKEAKARRKEAEEALLRE